The genomic DNA tgctccttgaacaccttgttcatcaagcgttgataggtggccccgcattcttcaatccgaacggcatcacattatagcaatatgtgccgtcacaAAACtaacttttcttgatcttcacggcggcaccgatgatagccttggtatcgTCGAGCATGCAATCAATTCACCGTAGAGTCCACCGGTGATCTATCCGtggcagaggatagaagtcctgGGCAttctttgtttaagtcccgaagtcgatgctccacttgccgcccggcttgagactaatactacgttagccaccaCCGGGAACCGCACTTCACAGATGTGGCGGCCTCCGAGTTTTTCTActcgctcggatgatggcattcgctgaaatcccttttctcTCGCTTTCgcggcgtccggtcggacatgcaactctcatgctgcgctaggctcagCGAAATTCCGGAGCAAATGTGCATTTAAAACATCATGATTTcattggaggcattggatcagctcctccttctgcccctcctccagatcagaagcgataaaagttgtggcctccgatcgggtcggatggatctgaacctcctccttttcatcataaattaaagcaggaggtttctcggttatagcgtgtacctcgattcggggcgccttccgagcggaacaagcttttgctcggaccatctctatatagcaccgccgagctgctagctgatctccacgtacttctcctactttgtcctccacggggaactttatcttctggtggaaggttgagacaaccgctcggaattcgccgagcgccgatcgtcccaaaatgacgttgtaggacgaaggagagtctaccaccacgaagtttattaccctggtcctcctgagcggctcttctcccaatgagGTAGCCAGCcgaatttgtccgaccggctgaacttcgttgcccgtaaacccgtagagcgaggtcgtcatgggaagcagctcggcttgatcaatttgcagctgatcgaacgccttcttgaatatgatgttgactgagctccctgtgtcaacaaatatgcggtgaatagtataatttgctattaccgctttaatgagcagagcgtcgtcgtggggcacttctactccttctaagtctccgggcccgaaagtgatttccgatCCACTtacccgctcttggctacagccgactgcgtggatctgcagctgtcggacgccctcctttctggctcggttggagtctcctccggtcggcccgccagcaataacgttgatctcgccccgggaagtattgctcctgttttcctcttcccgagtggacggtcgtgaccgttctctggacgctcggcgattctcctgtctcggagatcTGTGCggatcgggtgtctgttgatgtcgcctttcggtgcgggcccggtcggcttcatgggtcctttgtctcctgtcgatgggaggagaccgtcgttcggctttcctgggaacgggattggccacgaagggaagacttcgacaatccctcgtgttgtgcgtatccgtctggtggaaggagcagaacataggggtccacctcttctttggcttgggccgagcgacagccacttcttgtacgtgcgatctggcgtggggggatcgaattgcttcggtcctcggtcctctgggtggctgctgagcggtgtgctgtttccgctcggcatgaataggtgcacgctcggttggagtttcctttttccgagcggcttgcgcttcttccacgtttatgtattcgttggcccgatgcagcatgtgatcataatctcggggcggctttcggatgagcgaccggaagaagtccccatccacaaggccttgtgtgaaggcattcatcatcgtctctgatgtggccgttgggatatccatcgccacttggttgaatcgctggatgtaagctcgaagcgattctctcagctcttgcttgatggcaaacaagctgacacttgtcttctgataatgccgactgctggcgaagtggtggaggaaggccgttcggaagtccttgaagctagtgatggatccgtccggcaacctccgaaaccaccgttgagccgatcccgagagagtggtaagaaagactcggcactttactccatctgtatactgatggagcgtagctgtgttatcgaacttacccagatgatcatccgggtctgttgttccattgtacttgCCGATCGTCGGagccacgtagtgcttgggcagagggtctcgtagaatagcctccgaaaattgacgattgatccgctcgggagatgagtccgctcggggagctttcccctttctgtcttCTCGTCtgggcatttcgtctgaagaagatcctctatctcttcgggctggtacagcttcaggagtgcgaaataaggcccgatggaatgcaacggtggcttgaggtgcttccgctcggccaccagacgcagatgttgcttgttgctccggccgctcggctgatgctttttatttttgctccataagtttggcggccctcatctcgaccagagcatcgagttcttctgttgaaagcgccaccgtgtgttgtcgtccagcctcgtccattgttcttgttcgaatgcaggagcgttcccacagacggcgccaaattgatcctgtccgaaccagaagtcaacagacgctggacATGTGGCGCTCttcggctcgctgatgtagatctcagAGTCATACCCGAGATCCTTTGTCGATGAAaccgaggttctttatatagagctgtgaaaggtttgggcatgcgtaccaaggtgcataagtgtcctctgtcctttcctaggtatgcggctgtgaAAGTGCCTGGATGTGtccctgtcctttcctaggtatgcggctatcagaaagcttacctgacctatatcgctacagtcaaagcatgccctcgatgggacagcagaatcccctgtcacaagatttggagcatggcacacacgtgaaacttaccggttgtcagagaagaaatcctcgggtcttttcccttgctccaaacttgtcgtccgagcggacagctccctcaacatccgaccggacatccgcagtggtttacttgtgctttgtggagactaataaacaggggtgctttatgactgtggtcggtcaaaaggtcagctcggtccatgacctttttaactgagtgtcggaaccccgatttgatagggtgccttccaaccataagtgcgagccggccagacccatccgggtattcgattccatcggcccggCTGGCAATccggtcggaccggccgtctatGGTCGTCCGTCTGGTCGGACCACACTCCTCCCGGATGGGCGGCtactccggtgacttccacttggcgttgacattGCAAgaggggggcccgctcttaccaccggatcaatcgAGTTGGATATATCCACACCGAATGACATCCTCAAACCTAGCTTCTTGTATGTGATACATTACATGCTCTGGTATATTATCAACATGTCTCCAAAAACTATTATCATATCTTCTTACTTTAAGTGGACCATCCTTGATTTCCCCATAAAATAGATCCGAAGATCTATGCTCTTTGTGTACGAATAACAAGTTTGGTATAAATGGGCCTGGATTTAAATTATAAACTGGAGGTGATGTTATTTTAAACACcctgcaaaatttaaaaattaaaaataatatttaatttattcacAGCAGCATAAAGAACTGACAttaaccaaacaatatttgtaacaaaaaaataaataaagacaaAAGTACAAAGTCTTATATCACAGCAACACTATAAAATAGAGTATAAATAAAGTTGTACAAGATTTTAAATCTCAAATAATATAAATGTATTTGACTTACTGAGATAcaatacaaaatactaattccCATCACATGGAATTCACTTACTGAGAtacattatattaaaaaaaaacatcaactATCGACTTCATTATCAACCCTAGGGTATCTATTTTGACAATTTCTCCTGTTGTGACTAGTTTGGTGGCAACTTCCACATCTACAAGGTTCATCAGGGTGCCTCAGATCCATCTCATTTTGTATTCGACTTTCACGTCTCCTACCCCGCCTATGATTGATCAATCTTGAGTAATCTGTTTGAATTTTCCAACTTGGATTTGTCCAATAATCCTTATGACGAATAGGATAAAAATTACCAGAATATTGTGTCATGTAAGTCTTTATGGTGTGAACTTCATCCACAAGGTCAATAGCATTATATCCTCTATGTCGGCAAATAGCAATTGCGTGTAAACATGGAAATCTATGCATTTGCCACTTTCCACATGTGCAATCTTTTTTATAGTTAAGAACCGTGTGTACATGATCACCTTTATCATTCAATTGTCTTGTTGTTACAATCTTGTACACTCCATCTGCATAGTAAAACTCATCAATGTGATGTCCTTGTGAATGCCTTTCAGCCTCCATGAATTTACACCAATGATGTGGTGGGAGGGTTGTATTACAATGATGGGCTACCTGTTTATACCTTTGAAAAAATTGAACAGTTCTATGAAATGACAAATCAATGCATGCCTTAATTGACAACAATCTAGCCCCTCGCAAAACATTGTTCAAACTCTCAGAATTGTTTGTTGTGAGACATCCCCATCGATGGTTACCATCGTAAGCAAGACTCCACCGCCTTATATCAATATCTCTCAAATACTGCCATGCGGCTGGATCAAGTGCCCTAATCTATCTCCTAAATCTGTTGAATTTCCATCTTTGAGTAGTACTGCCAATAGCCCAACAATAATGTTTCAAGTGACATTCTTAAACTTTGTCATGAAATTACTTCGAACATGTCGAAGGCAAAATCTATGATATGCAATTGGTTTCTTCCATTCCTCTAAATTTGACATAGCATGAATAATACCATGGTGTCTAtcaaaaataatacataattgtCTATTTTGTGCCACATAATACCTGAATTGTTCAAAAAATCAACACCAACTAGCTATAGTCTCCTCATCTACTATAGCATAAGCAACAGGTAATATACGATTATTTGCATCCTTAGAAATAGCTATAAACATCTTTCCGTTATAAGCCCTCGCAAATGTGTACCATCAACACTGATAACCGACCTACACATGTGGAATGCATCAATTACTAGTCTAAATGCCCAAAATATATATTTGAAGACTTTCACATTTTCAGTGCTACTTGGGTGATGATGTCACTTAACAATAGTATTGGGATTAGAATGCTCTAAGGTTGCAATATACGAAGGTAGTCTGGCGAAATTACTTTCCCAATTTCCATAAACAATCTCCATGGCTTTTCTCCTCTCATGTCATGCCTTCTTGTATGAAATATCAACATGCAATGACTGTTTACTATCAGTCTGGACATTTTTTACAGGATATCCAGGGTTCACCTCAATTTGATGGATAATGTGAGACGCAATAATAGCTGAAGTCAAATTTCTATTATTATTGTCATTGATGGAGCCAAGGCAATTTGCATATTCACCCATCGAGTGATTTGCCATATTTCTTACGTCTTCTTATAACTGCATGAATACATCAAAGACACGATGACTTATAATTCTCAGGTCCACTGTTAGAATCTATGTCTGATGGCACCACTTTGCATTTTGCAACCTATGTGTTGATTCTACTTTCAACTACCTTAAACTCCCGATTTTGACTGATAGACCATAATGTCACAACTTTTCACAGTTGAGACTTGCTGTCAAATAGCATTCCTAGCcgaatttgattttttgattcACTCCAAATATCAATATGAACATTATCTTCTCAATCTATATTGTCATCGTCATTTTCCTCCCCTATATCATTCATGAAGTGCATCACCATTTCATTATATGGTGGAATCTCACCATGATTAAGATGAGTATCATAATCACCATCATCAGGAGAGTCATCATCCATAGGAATGCTCAAAATGCCCCCACCATCTTCAGAAAATTgagaatgaaaatattcattgcTCCGTGCCTCATCATCCAACTGCACCTCCGGTGGCAATGGAAAAGGAATCATGGTATCATACATTGGAGATTCTACATGAGGAAGCTCAACAAAATCTTGAGATAGTAACGAAGGACCCATATCGATGTTTTCACTTACAGTCATTTGAATTGTAGGTTCAGATATCAAACTTGGTACATAATTCAGTTCAACAGATCCATTAGAAGACCCAACATGAGACATTGATCCCATAAAGTTATTAAGATGCacaaccatgctcatgtgttcGGTTGACAATAATGCTTCCTGTTGGATAGAAATTTGCGGAATTTCTTCTATCTCAACATAGAAGTCAACCCAAAAATCTGTAATGACTTATCATTCGTAATAAGGGTGGATCTGGATTTCCCATTTTATTCATAATCCAAGATGATATTCagcttaaaatattttctatctaCACCAATTTGTTGACAAATCTCATCTACCATCTCGTCGTAACTCAATTTATGTTCAATCACTATGGTAGCGTTAGAGATAGATTGACCATGCTTAATTGAACCGTTCTCATATTCAATCTTAGCTCCCCAAAACAATCTCACAGGAATTGAACATTTTAAAGCCATACTAATAAGTCAAACAACCCTAATTACATGGTATATGCAATACATCAGTATATTACCTTATGaactattattttaaaaaaggaAGACACTTTAGGCCATAAAATTCATTGTTGTTAAGATGGAGAATAGTTCGTTGCCGGTGGACGAGAATCGGGTCTTTATATTCGCAGTTGGGCCTTGCCTTCTAATACTTCACAACGAGTCTGACTTGCCTTCTAATCCTTCGCAATGAGGTGCTCCGGCATGGCTTGATCGGATAACTCATGGGGCGAGCAGGCACcgcgacaagaagaagaaggaggaggcagcGACGacgatggtttagggtttagacgCTCCGGTGTGGCTTGATCAGAACGCTCTTGGGGTGGACGGATACTCTGAGAAAAATAGGAGAAGGAGAGGCGGCGACAGCAACAATTTAGGATTTATTAGGCATGTATATGAGACGTGAGAgaaattcaaaaatataaaaattacagCTTCTGAGAGAAACTCAAAACTCACATTTTATAATTACCATATTATAGATAATAAATATTTCTTATCAATATTCatgaaaataatataaataataagtTACAGCTTTCACATTTAAGAAATGCGAAagctataaaatttaaaaaatttgtttttttGGAATGCCTACTATTTCCATCTAGTTTCGCATTTGAAGGATGCGAAACTATATTAAGTTTCGCATTTTGCAAATGCAAAACGCACAAAAAGATAACTTCTCAAAAAATAAACACATTGTTcttcatattttaaataattgatatattttaagaatttttcctcTGATATAAGAGATGCTACTCTGCTTTGCCTACATTAATGATCATGCAGTCAGGATGTGTCTCCATTTTGTatgtttttcattattttttcatgatctttacaagcttggagtccaagtgaAAAGATGAACAATTTGCAAATCTGCTAAACATAGAAAAATTGTATTAAGCTGTAGACTAAGATTGGGCAAGATTCAACCAAGTCTGAAAGTTCTACTTGTGAAGTTTAGTAGTCAGGAAtttttctctctttaatttttttttttaaaatggacTAAATTGGATAATTCCCCCAAAATTTACACTTCTACGCTTGAACGGGCCGAGGACGACCCGCAAAAAAACGGGCTGCTTAAAGCCCACCCATCCTTTccggcctttgaaaaactcatttAGAATTACCTTTTTAGGAAAACAAACCGGTACTGAATTAAAATATTCTCCTCAAATTGCAGTACCGTCCCTGGCAACGCAAGCTAGGGTTTTAGTCGAGCATTTGGGAAATTGTAGGCGGAGCGAGACAGCGCGGTCCAACTGCGAAGTAGCAATGGCGTCGACGAAGGTCCAGCGGATCATGACACAACCCATCGTATGCTTTTCCTTCATCTCTTCTTTCCAACCCTGCTTTTCTTTCTGTCTTTGCACATCTTATTAACTGTTTTCTGTGGCGTCTTTCGACTTAACCCTGAATTGGCGTGGGACTTCTTGCCGCAGAATCTAATTTTCAGGTTCCTACAAAGCGTAAGTTTGAGTCAGATACATTTAGTTGGTTTCGTTTACTTGTAACATTGTGTGTCggaattgcttattttgctggtACTTTGGTTTTGTCTCCAGAAAGCTCGCATTCAGATATGGCTCTTTGAGCAGAAGGATTTGAGGATTGAAGGACGCATTATTGTAAGCAATTTGCTTTGCCTTTTTTAGGGATtcatttatttttgttttgatgACGGTTGAATGTTGGTCGAATTATTATTCTTATTGTTGCTGTTTCCTGTGATTGGAAATTCTCTTTTTGTCTATTAAGTATACATGTCAAAGTTTAAGACTATGGTTTTTTTTATGGTGCATCATGGTGGGATAGGAACTAAAAGAGAAGTGTAAAATCTTTATTAATATTGTTAGAgctaaaagaattaagatatctccataatggtatgatattgtccactttgagtctaaattctcatggttttatttttgggctctattcAAAAGacttcataccaatagagatatctttctcttataaactcatgatctttttcatgtgcttttaatgtgagactatgtttgcaatcttgtaactccaacaatctctctctcaAAAGAAGGACCACAGGGTCTCCTTCAAGCGGAAGGCCTTTTTGAGCCTATCCGTTTGATGTTCGATTCTTGACCCACCTACCCCTCCGTCTAACCAACCTACTAGGGTTTCTTTGTCTAGctcaactaggacttccttcccCTCGGTCcaaccgacctactaggacttatTTGTCTAGACGTAACTAGGAcatcctgcccctcggtccaaaCAAGCTAttaagacttccttgcctagtcgcaactaggattTTTTGCCTAGTGTTTGGTCGTTTTGATCTAGATATGGGAGCCCCCACTACCTTCGTTAAAGGTCAATATTCCACCCATATGACTCGATTGAATCATGCCTCTTGTGCATAGTCAGCTGTTAGTCCTTCTGACAGTccaggctctaataccaattgttaggatcaaAAAAATTGttaagatatctccacaatgatataatATTGTTCATTTTATAACTAATATTTTCTTTGGTCTTCCTTCACTTCATTCAAATAGATATTTATTGATCATCTTGGACATTCCCATACGATATCATATATTTCCGCTCTTTTAGCATTTAATGGTGGTATATCTTATAACTCTCagatactaattttttttttccctggAAAAACTATCTTTTCTAGTTTTTTCTATCTATCCATTTTAGCACTCTCAAGTGTATTAACTTTCTGTATATGTTGCTTCCTAACAGTTCATCACTAATATCTGTCAAGTACAATGGGTCATTATCACAATCTTATCATTCTTTCCTTTTAGCCTAAGGAGCACCTTACAAAATATTCCAGAAGTATGTTGTTCGATTTGAATaccttatttttatatatattcatTCTGATGCTGGAGAACCCTGTGTCCATTGGTCTGGTAGACAATCTATGATCATTTCATCAGTGACCTCAATGGAAAAACTGTCATAATTTTGCTGATGGCCATTGTGGTTAATTTTGGATTTGTGTGGCAATACTGTTTGGATGATGAGGGTGGGTTTCATTTCCAATTAAGTAAGGTGATTGCGTGTGAATTCTGTTGGAGTAATTCAAACTTAGAAATAATTTCTACAGAGACTAATATATACTCACATGATAATAATGTTGTTACCTTTCACCTATTTGCAGATGTGAAAAATCATCTTCTTTATATTTTTTGCTCCTTTGGCAAGAAATAAATGACATTTATATCAGAGAAACTAATTGATAAATTAGCACGTTGATGATGCTGTCTTTTCTTTGAGAAACCTAGTCTTTTGCAATTGAACAGCCTATTTGATCAACTTACTTTAATATCCATCCACCGGTAGATTGCATGGACATTTTCACATGTCATATTGCTTACTTTATCTGTTCAATTTTTTGAGCTATTATGTTAGCTATCGTTGTCACCTTTTGTAGCCTGTGGGTTGGCATTCCCATTAAACTGTGACTGTATGCATCATTGCTTACGTTGGGTGCCATTTGTCACATGCTAGAGCATCCACAATCTAATAATATTCTCCTACTAGAACTATTCATATTACTAATTCGGCAACTGGAATATTTCCATGCATCCAGTCTCATTAGTTATGAATGTAAAGACCTAATTGCTACCTGAGGCAATTGAACCACTAATCATTGTTAGCCTCGATTAGGGAATCTTGAGGCATGCGCTATATAGCGTACACAGTTATTTTTTGTAGTTTGTCAAATTAGCTGCTTTCGCTTTGTTTAGCATTAACATCCAATGCTATGTTATTGGTATGTGCTGGACCTTATCATATGTCGTACTTTTACTTGAAAAAGTTATATGTTCTGACCTTAAGAAATCTTCTATTATAGCAACAGTTTTTTTAATTCATCGAGAGAGTTCCATTTTTTTTAATACCAGTTGgtcttgtctaatttatctcatCTGACACTGTTACTTTCAA from Zingiber officinale cultivar Zhangliang chromosome 4A, Zo_v1.1, whole genome shotgun sequence includes the following:
- the LOC121969511 gene encoding small nuclear ribonucleoprotein E-like, which produces MASTKVQRIMTQPINLIFRFLQSKARIQIWLFEQKDLRIEGRIIGFDEYMNLVLEEAEEFNVKKNTRKSLGRILLKGDNITLMMNTGK